The Amblyomma americanum isolate KBUSLIRL-KWMA chromosome 3, ASM5285725v1, whole genome shotgun sequence genome window below encodes:
- the LOC144123150 gene encoding programmed cell death protein 6-like, whose protein sequence is MAGKASALAPVRDKAFLTSVFESMDRDRTGVINATELQRALANGTWKPFGEDLVMLMVKIFDREFTGKINFEQFSTLWANITDWYNSFKKVDRANCGRLDKTDLQTVFANMGHQLSLAVCHMMIRRFDQLGDNKIMMDDYLRMCVILHIANEEYKKINPEKTGSAKLTYDDFLCNTFEMWK, encoded by the exons ATGGCAGGCAAGGCCAGTGCCTTGGCGCCTGTCAGGGACAAGGCGTTCCTGACCTCTGTGTTCGAGTCCATGGATCGCGATCGCACCGGGGTGATCAACGCGACAGAGCTCCAGCGTGCACTTGCCAACGGCACGTGGAAGCCCTTTGGCGAAGACCTCGTCATGCTCATGGTGAAGATTTTCGACCGCGAGTTCACAGGCAAAATCAACTTCGAACAGTTCAGCACGCTCTGGGCGAACATCACAGACTGGTACAACAGCTTCAAGAA GGTCGATCGCGCAAACTGTGGACGGCTGGACAAGACGGATCTGCAGACGGTCTTTGCCAACATGGGACACCAGCTCTCGCTGGCTGTGTGCCACATGATGATCCGCCGCTTCGACCAGCTCGGTGACAACAAGATTATGATGGACGACTACCTGCGCATGTGCGTCATCTTACACATTGCCAATGAGGAGTACAAAAAGATTAATCCAGAGAAGACGGGCAGTGCCAAGCTTACCTACGACGATTTTCTTTGCAACACTTTTGAAATGTGGAAGTGA